Proteins found in one Streptomyces sp. CB09001 genomic segment:
- a CDS encoding tetratricopeptide repeat protein: protein MDLLVLGPLELWHDQRQHELGSLKERCVLAVLLHARGEPVTVDTLVDRVWDGEPPPTALDTLHSYLSRLRGRLRRAVGDELVRVVRPSLRQYQLRADPDDIDLLRFGRLRSEAVAAAARAERELAVGLLRTAEALWRGEPLAEFADNSWALSARVRLAEDHRRVREERIGLEMELGRHADLVGELQELASQNPFAQRVIGSLMLVLYRSGRHDEALAVFRDTRTRLHRSQGIEPTAELQQLHLRMLEQDQELLGNETALTARPALLSSSAAPAAPALPLAPDRPVEPRNCLPRDIPEFVGRAGELRILLAEAAVGNDASTALPVTVIHGMPGIGKTALAVHAAHQLTPAYPDAQLYVDLRGYSGQQPLEPAEALAGLLHTAGWRGELPSTVDERAARWREWTARRRVLLVLDNVRDAAQVAPLLPGARDCRVLVTTRNRLAGLDGAASLFLDTLSGQEAASLFARVVGTSRVAAEPENLWQIAAACACHPLALQVLASRFRHREAWDLQYLLDRLTHSLTPLQEFDALIDSVFQFSYTELGVRAQELFRLLALHPGPDLTLSAAAALTGQEFSDEPARLERCVEELLDSSLLEEPVRGRYRLHDLTRSYAAQVGLNTDTERERHAATGRLAAHYLLTAHRADRLIRPHRRAFALPLPHEAAALPEPALSDADESSVWLTVERANLTAVAGMAAAEHPEYAALYPCVLARSLKLWGAWGVASELFDAALPVLRTAANRALLARTLTDRADLLAQRNHGEALECATEALSIHEELHDAHGRADALFQSGRARLAAGHGDTALPVLEQALALYRTVDDPSGEADCLNVQGAALSYLGRYDEALGKVQRMEAIYERLPDPHGLAQALNNRGELHFLQGRYADARDCYERSLVLMRQYGGRVDLAILSTNLGAVLQAVGRTGEALTHFERALAAHRATGDSLGEADVLIRTGTAHARAGRRAEALLHFTMAERIAVGIDNPYEGLRALIGAADVQRESGRLDLASKGYERALEVAERIQFALGSAQALAGLARTAALSRPADLADGYGEQAAARYRSLGAETEATDLLRFLASHRAPTAN from the coding sequence GTGGACCTTCTCGTTCTGGGACCTCTTGAGCTCTGGCACGACCAGCGACAGCACGAACTCGGATCGCTGAAGGAACGCTGTGTGCTGGCCGTGCTGCTGCACGCACGGGGTGAACCCGTCACGGTGGACACGCTGGTGGACCGGGTCTGGGACGGGGAGCCGCCTCCGACCGCGCTGGACACGCTGCACAGCTATCTCTCCAGGCTGCGTGGCCGGCTGCGTCGCGCGGTCGGCGACGAGCTGGTGCGGGTGGTCCGGCCGTCCCTGCGCCAGTACCAACTACGCGCCGACCCTGACGACATCGACCTGTTGCGGTTCGGTCGGCTGCGCTCGGAGGCAGTGGCCGCGGCGGCACGGGCCGAGCGCGAGCTGGCCGTCGGGCTGCTGCGCACCGCCGAGGCACTGTGGCGGGGCGAGCCGCTCGCCGAGTTCGCCGACAACTCCTGGGCGCTGTCGGCCCGCGTGCGGCTGGCCGAGGACCACCGCCGGGTGCGGGAGGAACGAATCGGTCTGGAAATGGAGTTGGGCCGGCACGCGGACCTGGTGGGCGAGCTCCAGGAGCTCGCCTCGCAGAACCCGTTCGCCCAGCGGGTGATCGGCTCCCTGATGCTGGTGCTGTACCGCTCCGGCCGCCACGACGAGGCACTCGCCGTCTTCCGGGACACCCGCACGCGGCTGCACCGCAGTCAGGGCATCGAACCGACTGCGGAGCTTCAACAGCTTCACCTGCGCATGCTCGAGCAGGATCAAGAGCTCCTGGGGAACGAGACCGCGCTCACCGCTCGCCCCGCGCTGCTCTCCTCGTCGGCCGCTCCGGCCGCTCCCGCGCTTCCCCTCGCCCCCGACCGGCCGGTGGAGCCCCGTAACTGCTTGCCGCGCGACATCCCGGAATTCGTCGGGCGGGCGGGCGAACTACGCATCCTCCTGGCCGAGGCCGCGGTCGGCAACGATGCGAGCACCGCGCTGCCGGTCACCGTGATCCACGGGATGCCCGGCATCGGCAAGACGGCCCTCGCGGTGCACGCGGCGCACCAGTTGACCCCGGCCTACCCGGACGCCCAGCTCTATGTCGATCTGCGGGGCTACAGCGGTCAGCAGCCGCTGGAGCCGGCCGAGGCCCTGGCCGGTCTGCTGCACACCGCCGGATGGCGCGGTGAGCTGCCGTCCACGGTGGACGAACGCGCCGCCAGATGGCGGGAGTGGACCGCCCGGCGCCGTGTACTGCTCGTCCTGGACAACGTACGGGACGCCGCCCAGGTCGCGCCGCTGCTGCCCGGCGCCCGCGACTGCCGTGTCCTGGTGACCACACGGAACCGGCTCGCCGGGCTGGACGGAGCGGCGTCGCTGTTCCTGGACACCCTGTCGGGCCAGGAGGCGGCGTCGCTCTTCGCCCGGGTCGTCGGTACCTCAAGAGTGGCCGCCGAGCCGGAGAACCTGTGGCAGATCGCGGCCGCGTGTGCGTGCCACCCCCTGGCCCTGCAGGTGCTGGCGAGCCGGTTCCGCCACCGGGAAGCGTGGGATCTGCAGTATCTGCTCGACCGGCTGACGCACTCGCTCACGCCGCTCCAGGAGTTCGACGCGCTGATCGACTCCGTGTTCCAATTCTCATACACGGAACTCGGCGTGCGCGCACAGGAGTTGTTCCGCCTGCTGGCTCTGCACCCCGGGCCCGATCTCACTCTTTCCGCAGCCGCCGCGCTGACCGGCCAGGAATTCAGCGACGAGCCCGCGCGCCTGGAACGGTGCGTCGAGGAACTGCTCGACTCCAGTCTCCTGGAGGAACCGGTGCGCGGACGCTACCGCCTGCACGACCTCACTCGCTCGTACGCCGCCCAGGTCGGCCTGAACACGGATACCGAACGGGAGCGGCACGCCGCAACCGGCCGTCTCGCCGCCCATTACCTCCTCACGGCGCACCGGGCCGACCGGCTGATCCGTCCGCACCGCCGCGCGTTTGCCCTGCCTCTACCGCACGAGGCCGCGGCGTTGCCCGAACCGGCCCTCTCCGACGCCGACGAGTCCTCGGTGTGGCTGACCGTGGAACGCGCCAACCTCACCGCGGTCGCGGGTATGGCCGCCGCGGAGCATCCGGAGTACGCGGCGCTCTACCCGTGCGTACTGGCAAGGAGCCTCAAGCTGTGGGGAGCGTGGGGTGTCGCCTCCGAACTCTTCGACGCGGCACTGCCCGTCCTGCGTACGGCCGCCAACCGTGCTCTGCTCGCGCGGACCCTGACGGACCGGGCGGATCTCCTGGCGCAACGCAATCACGGCGAGGCCCTGGAGTGCGCGACCGAGGCACTCTCGATCCACGAGGAACTGCATGACGCGCACGGCCGCGCCGACGCCTTGTTCCAGTCCGGCCGAGCCCGCCTCGCGGCAGGGCACGGCGACACCGCCCTGCCTGTCCTGGAACAGGCGCTCGCGCTGTACCGCACCGTCGACGATCCCTCCGGGGAGGCCGACTGCCTCAACGTGCAGGGGGCGGCCCTGTCCTACTTGGGGAGGTACGACGAGGCCCTCGGCAAGGTGCAGCGCATGGAGGCGATCTACGAGCGGCTGCCCGATCCGCACGGGCTGGCCCAGGCCCTGAACAATCGGGGCGAGCTGCACTTCCTCCAGGGACGCTATGCGGACGCCCGTGACTGCTACGAACGGTCACTGGTGCTGATGCGGCAGTACGGCGGCCGGGTGGACCTGGCGATCCTCTCGACGAACCTGGGCGCCGTGCTCCAAGCGGTGGGCCGTACGGGCGAGGCGCTCACCCACTTCGAGCGGGCACTCGCCGCCCATCGCGCCACCGGCGACAGCCTGGGGGAGGCCGACGTGCTGATCCGCACCGGCACGGCCCACGCCCGGGCGGGGCGCCGCGCCGAGGCGCTGCTGCACTTCACCATGGCGGAACGGATCGCCGTCGGCATCGACAACCCGTACGAGGGACTGCGCGCGTTGATCGGCGCGGCGGACGTCCAGCGCGAGTCGGGACGGCTCGACCTCGCGTCAAAGGGCTACGAGCGGGCCCTGGAGGTGGCCGAGCGGATCCAATTCGCCCTGGGCTCCGCTCAGGCGCTGGCGGGACTGGCCCGGACGGCTGCACTGTCCCGACCGGCCGACCTCGCCGACGGATACGGCGAACAGGCCGCCGCCCGCTACCGCTCGTTGGGCGCGGAGACGGAGGCGACGGACCTCCTCCGGTTCCTGGCGAGTCACCGGGCGCCGACCGCCAACTGA
- a CDS encoding tetratricopeptide repeat protein, with protein sequence MRSDGQESHNELSGTVHGPVVQAGSVYGGIHFGPRPAPVEQTPWQLPPLVRVIDRTRELATLERHRARAAREDRPVLATLSGLGGVGKTTVALSWLYTLRSRFPGGQLHADLGAQSSEGPEHPAEVLARFLRALGVPAQQIPARLSERTALYRSLTAVRRLVVLLDDAATAAQVRPLLPAGGNVTVVTSRRRLPGLTVDGCCPVHLEPLAPEAAVELLADTLSDGRVDEQPEDARALVELCAGLPLAVRVAGARLATRPGRRIGTMVRALGEERRRLEALAIDGDHDVLATLDVSYRALPGPAARLYRLLGLHPGREFDGSVAAALCATDGDAAGPIDGVHHLDVLHDASLLVEAAGERHRFHDLVRLHAAAKADEDEPPAEREAAVRRLADHYLASATRAEEILDPQHRTMARDYGPGPVVVADVGPGPEAALDWLERELPNLMAVLHHAADAGFPVVCWQLTDALWPLFLRRKFHAEWAAAHRAGLAAAQELGDTVAECRMLTSGGVGELGAGNPGRALEMFERAARLFLSADDGLGHARTLNYRGLALQRLGRPRGAEEFFRRAAAELPVHGDRRAGGLAALNLADLALNEGRPGEAVLHAGAARGTLTEVGDMYNAARAATCMGRAHLALDRLDPAEELLTTAWAALLEVSAYEAARALGALAEVAERHGRWQLSRDRCRQALDLYASAGRSRSKDAEAVRLRLGAPEPDESGR encoded by the coding sequence GTGCGCAGCGACGGGCAGGAGTCGCACAACGAGCTGAGCGGCACGGTGCACGGACCCGTCGTCCAGGCGGGCTCCGTGTACGGCGGCATCCATTTCGGTCCCCGGCCGGCCCCTGTCGAGCAGACGCCCTGGCAGCTGCCGCCGCTGGTGCGGGTGATCGACCGGACACGGGAGCTCGCGACGCTGGAACGGCACCGTGCCCGAGCCGCGCGGGAGGACCGGCCCGTCCTGGCCACTCTGAGCGGGCTGGGGGGCGTCGGCAAGACCACGGTGGCCCTGAGCTGGCTGTACACCCTGCGTTCCCGGTTTCCGGGCGGCCAGCTCCACGCGGACCTCGGGGCCCAGTCCTCCGAGGGGCCGGAGCATCCGGCCGAGGTGCTCGCCCGGTTCCTGCGGGCCTTGGGCGTTCCGGCGCAGCAGATCCCCGCGCGGCTTTCGGAACGGACGGCGCTGTACCGGTCGCTGACCGCGGTCCGGCGCCTGGTGGTCCTGCTCGACGATGCGGCGACCGCGGCGCAGGTACGGCCGTTGCTGCCCGCGGGTGGCAACGTGACCGTGGTGACCAGTCGCCGACGGCTCCCGGGGCTCACGGTCGACGGCTGCTGCCCCGTCCATCTGGAGCCGCTGGCCCCCGAGGCGGCCGTCGAACTCCTCGCGGACACCCTGTCGGACGGACGCGTGGACGAGCAGCCCGAGGACGCACGTGCCCTGGTGGAGTTGTGCGCCGGGCTGCCGCTGGCGGTCCGGGTCGCCGGTGCCCGGCTGGCCACACGTCCGGGGCGGCGCATCGGCACGATGGTCCGCGCGCTCGGCGAGGAGCGCCGAAGACTGGAGGCACTGGCCATCGACGGCGACCACGATGTCCTGGCGACGCTGGACGTGTCCTACCGGGCACTGCCCGGGCCGGCCGCCCGGCTCTACCGGCTGCTGGGGCTTCACCCGGGCCGGGAGTTCGACGGATCGGTGGCCGCTGCCTTGTGCGCCACGGACGGAGACGCGGCCGGACCCATCGACGGGGTCCACCACCTCGACGTGCTCCACGACGCCAGCCTGCTTGTCGAGGCCGCCGGGGAACGTCACCGCTTCCACGACCTGGTACGACTGCACGCGGCGGCGAAGGCCGACGAGGACGAGCCGCCCGCCGAACGGGAGGCCGCGGTGCGGCGCCTTGCCGATCACTATCTGGCGAGCGCCACCCGCGCCGAGGAGATCCTCGATCCCCAGCACCGGACCATGGCCCGGGACTACGGCCCCGGGCCCGTGGTCGTCGCGGACGTGGGCCCCGGCCCAGAAGCCGCCCTGGACTGGCTGGAGCGGGAACTGCCCAACCTGATGGCCGTGCTCCACCATGCGGCTGACGCCGGGTTCCCCGTCGTCTGCTGGCAGCTGACCGATGCCCTGTGGCCGCTCTTCCTACGGCGCAAGTTCCACGCGGAGTGGGCAGCGGCACACCGGGCAGGACTGGCGGCGGCACAGGAGCTGGGGGACACGGTGGCCGAGTGCCGGATGCTCACCTCGGGCGGAGTCGGGGAACTGGGTGCCGGAAACCCCGGTCGTGCACTGGAGATGTTCGAGCGGGCCGCGCGTCTCTTCCTCTCCGCCGACGACGGGCTCGGTCATGCCCGCACCCTCAACTATCGAGGGCTCGCCCTGCAGCGACTCGGACGACCGCGCGGGGCGGAGGAGTTCTTCCGGCGCGCCGCCGCCGAACTGCCGGTTCACGGAGACCGCCGGGCAGGCGGACTGGCCGCCCTCAACCTCGCCGACCTCGCGCTGAACGAGGGGCGGCCCGGGGAGGCCGTCCTCCATGCCGGTGCCGCCCGCGGCACGCTGACCGAGGTGGGCGACATGTACAACGCGGCGCGCGCGGCCACCTGCATGGGCCGCGCGCACCTCGCTCTCGACCGGCTCGACCCGGCCGAGGAGCTCCTGACCACGGCATGGGCGGCCCTGCTCGAGGTGTCGGCGTACGAGGCCGCCCGGGCCCTCGGAGCCCTGGCCGAGGTCGCCGAGCGGCACGGCCGGTGGCAGCTCTCCCGGGACCGCTGCCGACAGGCACTGGACCTCTACGCCTCGGCGGGCCGGTCCCGGTCGAAGGACGCCGAGGCGGTCAGGCTCCGGCTCGGGGCTCCGGAGCCCGACGAGTCGGGACGGTGA
- a CDS encoding ABC transporter ATP-binding protein, protein MIRMDSVTKRYPDGTVAVDRLSLEIPDRSITVLVGPSGCGKTTTLRMINRMVEPTEGTILLDGADLQQQPVTTLRRSMGYVIQNAGLFQHRTILDNIATVPRMIGWGKQKSRDRAAELMERVGLDASLAKRYPYQLSGGQQQRVGVARALAADPPVLLMDEPFSAVDPVVRKGLQDELLRIQDELGKTIVFVTHDIDEAIKLGTMVAVMRTGGRLAQFAPPAELLSDPADDFVEDFLGADRGIRRLSFFTSADLELTTGPVVRADATAERLAAAGGAPHLLVTDADDRPLGWAEPGGLGAGDLAAGRLLSYGRPFVPGTDSLRAALDCAVLSPTGWAVAVDAGGRVTGVVSQQTIGAAIRSAHGAGTPGAGTSGEARTEQPADVTKVAP, encoded by the coding sequence TTGATACGGATGGACTCAGTCACCAAGCGGTACCCGGACGGCACCGTGGCGGTCGACCGGCTGTCGCTGGAGATACCCGACCGCTCGATCACGGTGCTCGTCGGCCCCTCGGGCTGCGGCAAGACGACGACCCTGCGCATGATCAACAGGATGGTCGAGCCCACCGAGGGAACGATCCTGCTCGACGGGGCGGACCTCCAGCAGCAGCCCGTCACCACACTGCGCCGGTCCATGGGATACGTCATCCAGAACGCCGGTCTCTTCCAGCACCGCACGATCCTCGACAACATCGCCACCGTGCCCCGCATGATCGGCTGGGGCAAGCAGAAGTCCCGCGACCGGGCCGCGGAGCTGATGGAACGGGTGGGGCTCGACGCCTCCCTCGCCAAGCGGTACCCGTACCAGCTCTCCGGCGGTCAGCAGCAGCGCGTCGGCGTGGCCCGGGCGCTCGCCGCCGATCCGCCCGTGCTGCTCATGGACGAGCCGTTCTCCGCCGTCGACCCCGTGGTCCGCAAGGGGCTCCAGGACGAACTCCTGCGCATTCAGGACGAACTGGGCAAGACCATCGTCTTCGTCACGCACGACATCGACGAGGCCATCAAACTGGGCACCATGGTCGCGGTGATGCGCACCGGCGGCCGGCTCGCCCAGTTCGCACCGCCCGCCGAGCTGCTGTCCGACCCCGCCGACGACTTCGTCGAGGACTTCCTCGGCGCCGACCGCGGCATCCGGCGGCTCTCCTTCTTCACCTCCGCCGACCTGGAGCTGACCACCGGCCCCGTCGTGCGCGCCGACGCGACCGCCGAGCGGCTCGCCGCCGCCGGCGGCGCCCCCCACCTGCTGGTCACCGACGCGGACGACCGGCCGCTGGGCTGGGCCGAGCCGGGCGGCCTGGGCGCCGGGGACCTCGCGGCCGGGCGGCTGCTGTCCTACGGGCGGCCCTTCGTGCCCGGCACCGACTCGCTGCGGGCCGCCCTCGACTGCGCGGTGCTCTCGCCCACCGGCTGGGCCGTCGCCGTGGACGCCGGCGGACGGGTGACCGGCGTCGTCTCCCAGCAGACCATCGGCGCGGCGATCCGCTCCGCCCACGGCGCGGGCACCCCCGGCGCGGGCACCTCCGGCGAGGCGCGGACCGAGCAGCCCGCCGACGTCACGAAGGTCGCCCCGTGA
- a CDS encoding ABC transporter permease subunit, with protein MNGFFDIPSDLDNTYFGLIGLHLREALLPVLAGLLAALPLAQLCVRFRWLYPPVLGVTTVFYAIPSLAVFVVLIDYTGQTELTVMIPLAVYSLVVLVPAIVDGVRSVPAETLAASTAMGFGPVRRYLQVQLPIAVPAILAGLRVAVSASISLVSVGALIGNQGALGNLLADAQKYGRPELAVNSVLTTAVLAVLCDALLVLARNLLTPWMPRGKRGRRPKEAAERPEPQEAATR; from the coding sequence GTGAACGGCTTCTTCGACATACCGAGCGACCTCGACAACACCTACTTCGGCCTGATCGGCCTGCATCTGCGCGAGGCGCTGCTGCCGGTCCTGGCCGGGCTGCTCGCCGCCCTGCCCCTCGCCCAGCTCTGCGTGCGCTTCCGCTGGCTGTACCCGCCCGTGCTCGGCGTGACCACCGTCTTCTACGCCATCCCCTCACTGGCCGTCTTCGTGGTCCTCATCGACTACACCGGGCAGACCGAACTGACCGTGATGATCCCGCTGGCCGTGTACAGCCTCGTGGTGCTCGTCCCGGCGATCGTCGACGGCGTGCGGTCCGTGCCCGCGGAGACGCTGGCCGCGTCCACCGCCATGGGCTTCGGACCCGTACGGCGCTACCTCCAGGTGCAGTTGCCGATCGCCGTGCCCGCGATCCTCGCCGGGCTGCGGGTCGCCGTGTCGGCGAGCATCTCCCTGGTCAGCGTCGGCGCCCTCATCGGCAACCAGGGCGCCCTCGGCAACCTCCTCGCGGACGCCCAGAAGTACGGCCGGCCCGAGCTGGCGGTCAACTCGGTCCTGACCACCGCCGTACTGGCCGTCCTGTGCGACGCGCTGCTCGTCCTGGCCCGCAACCTGCTGACGCCGTGGATGCCGCGCGGCAAGCGCGGGCGCCGCCCGAAGGAGGCCGCCGAGCGGCCCGAACCGCAGGAGGCGGCGACCCGGTGA
- a CDS encoding ABC transporter permease, whose translation MNVLDFVNAFFSDSAHWHGYDGIPTRLLEHVQYTLMALGLAAAIGLPVGLLTGHTGRGGNAVAFVATAARALPSFGLLVLIAVGIGIGLLPVMVPLVVLAIPPILVTTYEAVRSVDPSPVDAARGMGMHESSILFRVELPVALPLVLSGLRSAAIQVVSTATIAAYVSLGGIGRYIIDGLYQRDYEKVVGGATLVAVLALVTLAVFWAAGRFAVSPGVRRR comes from the coding sequence GTGAACGTCCTCGACTTCGTCAACGCCTTCTTCAGCGACAGCGCCCACTGGCACGGCTACGACGGCATCCCCACACGCCTGCTGGAACACGTCCAGTACACCCTGATGGCCCTCGGACTCGCCGCCGCCATCGGGCTGCCCGTCGGGCTGCTGACCGGACACACCGGCCGCGGCGGCAACGCCGTCGCCTTCGTCGCCACCGCCGCCCGCGCCCTGCCCAGCTTCGGTCTGCTGGTGCTGATCGCCGTCGGCATCGGCATCGGCCTGCTGCCCGTGATGGTCCCGCTCGTGGTGCTCGCGATCCCGCCCATCCTCGTGACCACCTACGAGGCGGTCCGCTCCGTCGACCCCTCCCCGGTGGACGCCGCCCGGGGGATGGGCATGCACGAGTCGAGCATCCTCTTCCGGGTCGAACTCCCCGTCGCCCTGCCGCTGGTCCTCAGCGGGCTGCGTTCGGCGGCCATCCAGGTCGTGTCGACGGCGACCATCGCCGCCTACGTCAGCCTCGGCGGAATCGGCCGGTACATCATCGACGGGCTCTACCAGCGCGACTACGAGAAGGTGGTCGGCGGCGCCACTCTGGTGGCCGTCCTGGCCCTCGTCACCCTCGCGGTCTTCTGGGCGGCGGGACGGTTCGCGGTGTCGCCGGGGGTGCGCAGGCGTTGA
- a CDS encoding ABC transporter substrate-binding protein — translation MTFTAKSSRSRTRHTGAAAVALTAAAALLAGCSSDSDGTSDNPLAGDKAEAGTVVVGSNNFAESTLLADIYGEALKAKGLKVTYKHNIGSRETTYGMMKNGSVTVLPEYNGSLLAYLDPKAEQKSVEAVNEAAKAKLDKKLTLLESSPAENKDSVSVNAETAKKHGLTAESTLADLKDVAPDLVIGGSPEFQTRQQGLKGLESVYGLKFKSFKALDAGGPLTQSALTKNDVQAADVFTTDPTIIKEKFVVLKDPENLFGHANVTPLVTKDGLNKEGVATLNAVSAKLDTETLLDLDAQVQLDKKDPLDVAKEWLKSAGLA, via the coding sequence ATGACTTTCACCGCGAAGAGCAGCAGGTCCAGGACGAGGCACACCGGCGCGGCGGCCGTCGCGCTCACCGCCGCGGCGGCGCTGCTCGCGGGCTGTTCCTCCGACTCCGACGGCACCTCCGACAACCCCCTCGCGGGTGACAAGGCGGAGGCCGGCACCGTCGTCGTCGGCTCGAACAACTTCGCCGAGAGCACCCTGCTCGCCGACATCTACGGAGAGGCGCTCAAGGCCAAGGGCCTCAAGGTCACCTACAAGCACAACATAGGCAGCCGGGAGACGACCTACGGCATGATGAAGAACGGCTCCGTCACGGTGCTGCCGGAGTACAACGGCTCGCTGCTCGCCTACCTCGACCCGAAGGCCGAGCAGAAGTCCGTCGAGGCGGTGAACGAGGCGGCGAAGGCCAAGCTCGACAAGAAGCTGACGCTGCTGGAGTCGTCACCGGCCGAGAACAAGGACTCGGTGAGCGTCAACGCCGAGACCGCGAAGAAGCACGGCCTCACCGCCGAGTCGACCCTCGCCGACCTCAAGGACGTCGCACCGGACCTGGTGATCGGCGGCTCGCCCGAGTTCCAGACCCGGCAGCAGGGGCTCAAGGGCCTGGAGTCGGTGTACGGACTGAAGTTCAAGTCCTTCAAGGCGCTCGACGCGGGCGGCCCGCTGACCCAGTCGGCGCTGACCAAGAACGACGTGCAGGCGGCGGACGTCTTCACCACCGACCCGACCATCATCAAGGAGAAGTTCGTCGTCCTGAAGGACCCGGAGAACCTCTTCGGCCACGCGAACGTGACCCCGCTGGTCACCAAGGACGGGCTGAACAAGGAGGGCGTGGCCACGCTCAACGCGGTCTCCGCCAAGCTGGACACCGAGACGCTCCTCGACCTGGACGCCCAGGTCCAGCTGGACAAGAAGGACCCGCTGGACGTGGCCAAGGAGTGGCTGAAGTCCGCGGGTCTCGCCTGA
- a CDS encoding ATP/GTP-binding protein gives MAGSERVAETPTASARSTAPEAVKILIAGGFGVGKTTMVGSVSEIAPLRTEEPLTAAGLDVDDLAGIEEKRATTVALDFGRISIGRDVVLYLFGTPGQQRFWFMWNDLAIGALGAVVLVDVRRPESSFAAIDFFERRGIPFVVAVNGFHGRHPYPAAEIREALALPEHVQVLLCDARERTSSRDVLIALIDQLIDAATGAAAS, from the coding sequence TTGGCCGGCTCTGAGCGCGTCGCCGAGACGCCCACGGCATCCGCACGCTCCACCGCGCCCGAGGCGGTGAAGATCCTGATCGCGGGCGGGTTCGGCGTCGGCAAGACCACCATGGTCGGGTCGGTCAGCGAGATCGCCCCGCTGCGCACCGAGGAACCGCTGACCGCGGCGGGCCTGGACGTCGACGACCTCGCCGGCATCGAGGAGAAGCGGGCCACGACGGTGGCGCTGGACTTCGGCCGGATCTCCATCGGCCGGGACGTGGTGCTGTACCTCTTCGGTACGCCCGGTCAGCAGCGGTTCTGGTTCATGTGGAACGACCTGGCGATCGGGGCGCTCGGCGCGGTGGTCCTGGTCGACGTCCGCAGGCCCGAGTCGAGCTTCGCCGCGATCGACTTCTTCGAGCGGCGGGGCATTCCGTTCGTCGTCGCCGTCAACGGCTTCCACGGCCGGCACCCGTACCCGGCGGCGGAGATCCGCGAGGCCCTCGCGCTGCCGGAGCACGTGCAGGTGCTGCTGTGCGACGCACGGGAGCGGACCTCCAGCCGGGACGTCCTCATCGCCCTGATCGACCAGCTGATCGACGCCGCGACCGGGGCCGCGGCGTCGTAG
- a CDS encoding DUF742 domain-containing protein, with protein sequence MTGGDAAGRLVRPFTLTGGRTRPSRADFTLITTVTAIDPQPARAARPQPEHLRILRLCAEPMAVAEVAARLDLPVSVVVILLSDLVEAGRITARPPHPVSRVTDDLDLLQKVRDGLGRL encoded by the coding sequence GTGACCGGAGGCGACGCGGCGGGCCGGCTCGTGCGGCCGTTCACCCTGACCGGCGGCCGGACCCGGCCCAGCCGCGCCGACTTCACCCTCATCACGACGGTGACCGCGATCGACCCGCAGCCCGCCCGGGCGGCGCGGCCGCAGCCCGAACACCTGCGGATCCTGCGGCTGTGCGCCGAGCCGATGGCCGTGGCGGAGGTCGCGGCCCGTCTCGACCTGCCGGTGAGCGTGGTCGTCATCCTGCTCTCGGACCTGGTGGAGGCCGGCCGGATCACCGCCCGGCCGCCGCACCCGGTCTCCCGCGTCACCGACGACCTGGACCTGCTGCAGAAAGTGAGGGACGGCCTTGGCCGGCTCTGA
- a CDS encoding roadblock/LC7 domain-containing protein, with protein MTRPSPATHTELDQLLTGLVERVADVNQAVVLSEDGLVVSKSTGFLRDDAERLAATASGLMSLSKGVSMDFRGGPVRQALIEMANSYLILTSAGPGAHLVVLTGPNADVGVVAYQMNMLVKKIGEHLSAAPRATAGPGE; from the coding sequence ATGACCCGACCCTCCCCCGCCACGCACACCGAGCTGGACCAGTTGCTCACCGGACTCGTGGAGCGGGTCGCCGACGTGAACCAGGCCGTGGTGCTCTCCGAGGACGGCCTGGTCGTCAGCAAGTCCACCGGGTTCCTGCGGGACGACGCCGAGCGGCTGGCGGCGACCGCGTCGGGCCTGATGAGCCTCAGCAAGGGCGTCAGCATGGACTTCCGGGGCGGCCCGGTGCGCCAGGCGCTCATCGAGATGGCCAACAGCTACCTGATACTCACCTCAGCGGGCCCCGGCGCGCACCTGGTCGTGCTCACCGGGCCGAACGCCGACGTCGGCGTGGTGGCGTACCAGATGAACATGCTGGTGAAGAAGATCGGCGAGCACCTGAGCGCGGCACCGCGGGCCACCGCCGGCCCCGGCGAGTGA